A region of Ascaphus truei isolate aAscTru1 chromosome 3 unlocalized genomic scaffold, aAscTru1.hap1 SUPER_3_unloc_1, whole genome shotgun sequence DNA encodes the following proteins:
- the LOC142473310 gene encoding ATP-dependent DNA helicase Q4-like, protein MPSNIFLAQDMQRYKEVKLLLKSWESDFLAQHRRKPSKVDVENAPEETQNLYKEYRTLKLGRGEETLWEKAPRKG, encoded by the exons TATTTCTCGCACAGGACATGCAGCGCTATAAAGAGGTGAAACTTCTCCTGAAGAGCTGGGAGAGTGACTTCCTGGCTCAGCACCGGAGGAAGCCCAGCAAG GTGGACGTGGAAAATGCTCCTGAGGAGACGCAGA ATCTGTATAAAGAATACAGGACCCTGAAACTAGGGAGGGGTGAAGAGACCCTGTGGGAGAAAGCACCCAGGAAGGGGTGA